ttgattttaattttgattttgactttGGATAGACAAGCTCACTATCGGTAACCggtttcatttaaaatttcaataattttcttgcTTGGAccatataaattttttcaaaattgtggacCAAAACTAACCAAAACATGATATAAATAAACGAATCATTccattcgtaaattttttcaaatactcacTACCAAAATGAACGTATATTCGCAGTTTTCTACTCCCAGCATGACATGAACTTATCGTAATGCAACGAATAGAATACTATTTtatattattcttttttatctggtggaaatttttgttttattctatCAGCTTTTAGGCTACTAAGTTGAATGCGGCGGAAGACAACTCTGCTCGTGCTCATCACTTTCattcaattcgaaaatgaaaaatccaattcaTTTCATCTTCGTGCTATGATCATTTTCCCCACTTCTTAAAACAATGAATATCTATGTACTGAACTGATTATCCTTCCAAATAAAATTAAGCTagtttgaaaaaacattacTGCCCGACGAGAAAACACCGTTAGtcatgatcaaaattttaggtgctaaagttgatttgagaatttttgaaaatttaaaaagctattctcatgacttttaaaaatttggcacaaaataataatactcaTCTATTTTGTCAAACAAAATGAAGTGAATTTATGACCAACTTATtgctagttttgaaaaaaaaaacaatttaaaaatattaagtCACGAAGGCgattttctttgtcaaaatatcGTCTTTGGTGTATATCTACATCTACACATAACAGCCAACTAGAAAATCATTGCTATTAATATTGAAAGCATTTTGAAGCTACCAAGgcgatttgtaattttattttattagagaaaaatgaaattacgcAGGAGTCTCTAAAGTGAAGTGACCTAAAGATTAAAAAGGGAGTATTTCCAAGTCGGACAGTCAAGTAAATTAAAAACCCTAAAATGTTTaataacgtgatttttaaacaaatttagCTCAAAAATAGCTAAGCACGCGTCAATAAGGGTGGAATCGCGCCCTCACCCCACCACCAATTTGGAGTAAAAATGGACTAGGTattgtcaaaattattcatgagaaccaatgaaaaacaaataaattttgtgaaaaattcaaatatttcgacgaaaatatttttcagtttttttgaagagttttgatCCCAGAAAGGGTGTAACGATTCCCAAGATTTTTGAATACGCTGTCAtttgacccatcaaaatggattgaaacatGGACCTAAAATATAAAACTTCCAtcaaaagtcatgatttttggtctttttgaaaaaggtatcatacgacttatcaaaataggttTAGACTTcttaagaaaattttataacatttctttgaagtttttaagaatttttaacccaaaatgGAATTACGATCttcacgatttaaaaaaaaaatgtgttactCGGCCCATCGAAAAAGGTTAACATTTCGCGAGAATTCCAAATGTTTTAACGAAAGtgtttttcaagcatttttgaagtgttttgaACCCAAAATGAAGGTCacaattttcgatgtttttaaaTCACGGGGGTTATGCAATCTAtcagaataaattaaaatttcacgagaatgcaagaaattcaaatatttcaacgaaaatatttttaagcaattttgaagaattttgagaccaAAGTTAGGTCATGATTATCTTTTGAGATTGTTGTAAAAGGTATCATGCGACGTATCGAAATGGGTGAAAATTTCGCaataaattcaaacatttcaagaatttccatacattttcaaaaatgggcacaactttgaaaaaaactgatgacCACGACTACCACGAGCCGATAAACTAGTTTTGCTAACACCAGTcaccaagtgttcaaaaaagttttgatggaagATTTTGATTTGCTGGCAAAactttaacccattttgataggtcgaatGACACTTTTAGGTTTTCGAAAAccccaaaattcttcaaaaatgctcaaaaaacattttcatcaaaatatttgaatttttcgcgaaatcctaaaccattttgattggttgcaAGGTcactttggaataattttataacagttcattttcactcaaaattagAGGTGGGGGAgcgattttgaaattcttctctGCCTTAATGTGCAAGTCCCAAGTCGTTATTGTTGGCActgggcaattttgaaaattcagggtGAATAGGCTCCACCCCGCTTCCTGTCCTATTGTGCCACTGTGAAAATCCAATATACCTCTTTTCTGATATTTTAGATCTATATCTACAAATGACTGACTGAATTTTTTATGCCGCAAAACTTCCagccgaatttgatttttaaactttaaagcAGTTTCAGCCAGTTGGACTGTCAGTTACCTATTCGTAGAAAATTTACAGGACGCGGACGTATGCATTTCAAGATAACATAAAAGTAAACAATGAAGTTCCTGCCggcaaaaattacgagtaggtatagtacAATTTTCgcctaattttggaaaaaacattttttattcaacttgacTTTCTTCTTACAGAAGGATTTAGACTTACTTATACAAATATGAGCacaaaatatcgtaaaaaaaaataataacaaacacAAACGAAATACCTAGTATACCTAACctacacatttgaaaaaatgtaacatcaaaagtaggtacaggtacctttATCACAACAACCGCGTCAATTAACATCCATTAAAacgacaaaaataaaatacagtaATATTAAAACAAGAGCAATATAATAATCATTTACCTTTGAAATTcgctggaaaaaaatcataaaaaaaaactttctttttttgaatacttCAAGTTTCGGAATTCATCGTAAAGTTTAAAACTACGGCTTTGAAATCGGAGACATAATTATAGTATAGATAAATGAATTCTTGAACTTCGGGTTCCGCTGATTTTCATGCACCTGCTCTGgtatcgaattttcattttactgaaaaaaataaacaaaattgagTGACTCATCCTTGCATGGTATTTATTCATATAGGCAACATGTACCTAAATGTATGTAATATATGTACCTTTCCTAATAAGGGCGTTTTTTGCTTTTACAAAATATAACCAATAGGCGTTTGAAAGTTCTTTATCACCCTGATACTTGTCCGGGTGATATTTACAAGCAATATCcctgtaaataaaaatacaataatttaaacgattttttaattaaaatgaaaaattgagatttacGATAGTTTTACCTGAAAGCTTTCTCAATTTCACTTTGTGAGGCATCTTTCTCTACGTTCAACATTTGACGATATTTTTCGTTTCTTCTATTGGGAGTGCTTgcgataaaaataataacatcAAATATGCCTTTCAACTCGTTCTGTTTACGTTCGAAAAGTTCTTTTCTTGGTGACTGGAATGAATTTATCCAAGTAATGgtttcttcacatttttttaatatcagaTCTTTATCGAATTTGTCGATTTCATCTCCGAATATGGGATTTTGCACAGTGCTCTTCAAGTCGACGCAGTACGATTCCAAAGAGTTCTTAGCGTAGAATGAAGCCTTTCGGTATTCTTCTTTGATTCGACGTTTTTCAGCCTCTCTGATCACACGTTGAATCTCGCTCTTGCTGAGACGTCCTCTATCGTATGCGATAGTGATTTGATTCATATTGCCAATCGATTTTCCGATTGCTGTCACGTTTAAAACACCGTTAGCATCGATTTCAAACGTCACATCCGCTTCAGCTGCGCCGGCAGGCGCTGGAGGGAAACCTTCGAGGGTGAATCGGCCCAAAAGATGATTATATTTGGTTAAAGTACACTCTCCTTCGTATACTTCAATATCTGCCGCAGTCTGATTATCAACTAGTGTACGGTAACCTTGACGAGTATGCCTTGCTGGAATCGCAGTATTACGTTTAATGATCACACTCATGTATGTATCGTCTTCTTCCGTTAAGGATCCTTCCTTATTAACGGCAACGCCCAATGACAATGGTGTGACGTCGAATAACACTACATCTTGTACCACTATCGATGAGTCACCGTTCAGTATGGCAGCTTGTATGGCAGCTCCATAGGCTACAGCTTCGTCCGGATTAATCGTTTTGTTTAATTCTTTACCATCGAAGAAATCTTGtagcattttttgtattttcggaATACGAGACGAACCACCTACTAAAACGATGCGATCAATTTGAGTTTTGCTAATTCTGGCATCTTGAATCGCTTTTTCAACCAGTCCCATCGCATTTTGGAAGAAGTACGAGTTTAATTCTTCAAAACGAGCACGAGTAATCGAActataaaaatcaattccatCGTGGAGACAATCGAGTTCTATATTGACCGCAGTAGTTGACGATAAGATTCTTTTTGCTCGTTCACATGCTACTCGCAAACGGCCTACAGCTCTTTTGTCACGAGTAAGATCtttcttgtatttttgtttgaattctTGAACGAAATGATTGACCATTTGGCTGTCGAAATCTTCTCCGCCCAAGTGAGTATTACCGGCGGTTGAATTCACTTCAAAAACACTGTTTTGAATGGTCAAAATGGAAACATCGAAAGTTCCGCCGCCTAGATCAAAAATCAATACCTTATGCGCCCTGGAATCCTACAAAAATTCAAGCAAATTAATAGAGTGTTGATTAGGGTTAATAGAGAATTAGAGAAGACTGTCAATTTAATTTGAACATAACATAAtggaaattaattctgaaagtGATACGTACTTTCTTGTCTAAACCGTAGGCGATGGCAGCAGCTGTAGGTTCATTAATGATACGCAATACGTTTAAACCTGCGATTTTTGCAGCATCTATGGTAGCCGCTCTTTGAGAATCGTTAAAATACGCAGGTACAGTAATTACAGCATTCTTGACAGTTTTACCAAGATATGCTTCAGCTATAtctttcatttttcccaaaaccaTTGAGGATATCTGCAGAAAAATCAAGTCAAGAAA
The sequence above is a segment of the Planococcus citri chromosome 3, ihPlaCitr1.1, whole genome shotgun sequence genome. Coding sequences within it:
- the LOC135838577 gene encoding heat shock 70 kDa protein II-like, producing MNSPAIGIDLGTTYSCVGVFQHGQVEIIANDQGDRTTPSCVAFTDIETFIGEAAKSQSTRNVDNTIFHVKRLMGRKFEDDTVQADMKKWPFNVIDDHNKPKIEVTVRGATETYYAEEISSMVLGKMKDIAEAYLGKTVKNAVITVPAYFNDSQRAATIDAAKIAGLNVLRIINEPTAAAIAYGLDKKDSRAHKVLIFDLGGGTFDVSILTIQNSVFEVNSTAGNTHLGGEDFDSQMVNHFVQEFKQKYKKDLTRDKRAVGRLRVACERAKRILSSTTAVNIELDCLHDGIDFYSSITRARFEELNSYFFQNAMGLVEKAIQDARISKTQIDRIVLVGGSSRIPKIQKMLQDFFDGKELNKTINPDEAVAYGAAIQAAILNGDSSIVVQDVVLFDVTPLSLGVAVNKEGSLTEEDDTYMSVIIKRNTAIPARHTRQGYRTLVDNQTAADIEVYEGECTLTKYNHLLGRFTLEGFPPAPAGAAEADVTFEIDANGVLNVTAIGKSIGNMNQITIAYDRGRLSKSEIQRVIREAEKRRIKEEYRKASFYAKNSLESYCVDLKSTVQNPIFGDEIDKFDKDLILKKCEETITWINSFQSPRKELFERKQNELKGIFDVIIFIASTPNRRNEKYRQMLNVEKDASQSEIEKAFRDIACKYHPDKYQGDKELSNAYWLYFVKAKNALIRKVK